From Asterias rubens chromosome 3, eAstRub1.3, whole genome shotgun sequence, the proteins below share one genomic window:
- the LOC117288557 gene encoding D-ribitol-5-phosphate cytidylyltransferase-like, translating into MDFRVFAILPAAGCGERTGLDIPKQYCDVLGRPLIVYTLECFQRIPWVEKVLLVIASDREEYMKELVSRYKLTKVDLVNGGPDRHRSIQNGVKHLRDCVLERAEDGEPAGEVGRRSIPPTEEEPVVIVHDATRPFADEDILLKVTLAAKKHRAAGAVLPLVSTILESDSHDVLVQSLTRSKFRESHTPQAFTWTTLEASYSKISEHDLEHGTEVLDLAFKHTGCRAKLVKAPDYVWKVTFKKDFMAAENFIKARSSEVYLLCSEPTLSDALKRLYDCLATRSLKVQIVSAIPDGVTSSHITALCHLVEPQQQEADIICEQNLNALVSKSASGCLLACVCSVSDDDDSTLRFYRRLARRLAAHGESHRVNVFIVVYTSTRKKDHGTVSRACAMTASLIFERNPLMSGQLFVVSDKD; encoded by the exons ATGGATTTTCGAGTGTTTGCAATTCTTCCAGCGGCTGGTTGTGGGGAGAGGACAGGCTTAGATATTCCTAAGCAGTACTGTGATGTGTTGGGTCGTCCACTAATTGTCTATACACTGGAGTGTTTCCAAAG GATACCATGGGTTGAGAAAGTGCTACTCGTCATAGCATCAGACAGAGAAGAATACATGAAAGAGCTGGTCTCGCGTTACAAACTCACAAAGGTAGATCTCGTCAACGGAGGTCCAGATCGTCATCGTTCGATTCAAAACGGCGTCAAGCATCTGAGGGATTGCGTTTTAGAGAGGGCGGAGGATGGTGAGCCAGCCGGAGAGGTGGGGAGGAGAAGTATACCTCCTACCGAGGAGGAACCGGTGGTTATCGTTCACGACGCTACAAGACCGTTTGCTGATGAAGATATTCTACTCAAAGTAACATTAGCTGCAAAGAAACATCGG GCAGCTGGAGCCGTCCTGCCACTTGTCTCCACCATTCTCGAAAGTGACTCACACGACGTGCTCGTCCAGTCACTGACCAGGTCAAAGTTCAGGGAAAGCCACACCCCTCAGGCCTTCACGTGGACCACCCTGGAAGCTTCATACAGTAAG ATATCAGAGCATGATTTGGAACACGGCACGGAGGTATTGGACCTTGCCTTCAAGCATACAGGTTGTAGAGCTAAGTTGGTGAAAGCACCGGACTATGTTTGGAag GTTACCTTCAAAAAAGACTTCATGGCTGCTGAAAACTTTATCAAAG CTCGGAGTTCTGAGGTATACCTCCTGTGTAGTGAGCCAACATTGAGTGATGCATTGAAAAGGCTCTACGACTGTTTAGCAACTCGCAGCCTAAAG GTTCAGATTGTGTCTGCAATACCAGATGGGGTCACGTCCAGCCATATAACTGCTCTGTGTCACTTG GTGGAGCCGCAACAACAGGAAGCAGACATAATTTGTGAACAGAACCTGAATGCACTAGTCTCCAAATCAGCCAGCGGTTGCCTCCTAGCCTGTGTATGCTCTGTGTCAGATGATGATGACAGTACGCTAAGATTTTACAGACGGCTTGCAAGGAGACTAGCTGCCCATGGGGAGAGCCATAGAGTGAATGTGTTTATCGTTGTATACACATCCACGCGGAAGAAG GACCATGGAACCGTCTCAAGAGCATGTGCCATGACAGCTTCGTTAATATTTGAAAGGAATCCCTTGATGAGCGGTCAACTGTTTGTTGTTTCTGACAAAGATTAG